The DNA region CAGGCCGAAGCCAGAGAACCGATCGTATTCGCCGGAAAAATCGTCAAGGTAGCCAGTGTTGCCCCCTGATCGAGTGCCTTTTGCGCCATTGCCTTCAGGCTGGCCGTTTCGCCGGAGCCGGAGCCGATGATCAGCAGATCGCCCGGCTGAATCGACGGTGTCGTCGGTTCCCCGACAAAATAAGCGCTAAACCCCAAATGCATCAGGCGGTTGGCGAATCCCCTGGCGGCGAAGCCGGAACGGCCCGCCCCCGCCACGAACACGCGCTTGGCCTTGGCAATCAGGTCCTTAACCGCTTCGACCTCCCCACCGTCAACCTGCTTTGCGTCCTCCGCAAGCTCTTCCAATATCGCCAGCAAATTACCGCATGGTTTCATTACCGCATCTCTCCCTACGTTTTCACTGTATTCCCCATCTTCATCAAACTTACTTACTTACAATTCAACTCACTATCCTCACAAGCATTTTCACACTCTTCGCGCCATTGCTTCTTTAATCAGCCGCGCTTCCTTGACCGGGTCGGCCGCATGGGTGATCCCCGTTCCCACGATGATGATGTCGGGTTCGAGCGCGACATATTTGTCGATTGTGCTGCTGTTGATGCCGCCAGCGACGGCGATTTTGGCCGATTTGGCATGGGCCTTCATCACCTTCAGATCATCGATCGGCCGTCTGCCGGCCGCCTGTTGATCAGCCCCCGTATGGACAGCCAGCACATGAACGCCTAAGCCTTCGAGCTCGTTGATTTTGTCCGGCAGATTGTCCACGCAAATCATGTCGACCACCAGTTGCTTGCCGAACTCGTCCGCCGCCCTCAGACAGGCTTGGATCGTCAGCGCATCGGTAACCCCAAGCGCCGTTACATATTCGGCCCCGGCATCGAAAGCCAGTTTCGATTCAAAAAAGCCGCCATCCATAATTTTTTCGTCGGATAAAATTTCTTTGTCCGGAAAACGCTCCTTAAACGTTCTGACCGCGTTCATGCCTTCGGCGATGACGAACGGGGTACCGATTTCGATAATATCTACGTAGTCCTTTACCCTTTCGGCAAATTCCAGCGCTTCCTCCAGTTTCAATTCATCCAATGCCAGCTGCAGTTTCATCTTCCTGTCTCCTCTCCAATTTTTAGAGGTTGTTCAAAAAGTCATCTTTCCATGACGAAGCAGCTCATGAAGTGGATTCGACGTCGAATCTTGAATTCAGCCGGGCCAAGCATATGCTTCCGAAACCGTTTTCTCCGAAAACGTTCAGCTCCGCTACTCAGTCCCTAGCTTCATCCAACCTAAAGCGTTTTGAAAAAACGCACTTCGGAAGCATACGCTTCGGTCCTGAAAACCCGACTTTTTGAACTACACTATTTAAATTACACTATTTCAACTCGCACTATTAGTATTTGACGGCAGGGCATTGACCCGGATAATCCAGGAGCACCTTC from Paenibacillus macerans includes:
- the hxlB gene encoding 6-phospho-3-hexuloisomerase, yielding MKPCGNLLAILEELAEDAKQVDGGEVEAVKDLIAKAKRVFVAGAGRSGFAARGFANRLMHLGFSAYFVGEPTTPSIQPGDLLIIGSGSGETASLKAMAQKALDQGATLATLTIFPANTIGSLASACIKIPGVTSKVNQEAGKAASIQTKGSSFEQLSWLIYDSIIIDLKQETGQTDEDMFARHANLE
- the hxlA gene encoding 3-hexulose-6-phosphate synthase; the protein is MKLQLALDELKLEEALEFAERVKDYVDIIEIGTPFVIAEGMNAVRTFKERFPDKEILSDEKIMDGGFFESKLAFDAGAEYVTALGVTDALTIQACLRAADEFGKQLVVDMICVDNLPDKINELEGLGVHVLAVHTGADQQAAGRRPIDDLKVMKAHAKSAKIAVAGGINSSTIDKYVALEPDIIIVGTGITHAADPVKEARLIKEAMARRV